Genomic window (Kangiella profundi):
AGATATTGATGGGCTAATGTGACAATTCTTTACAAAAATATGGAAATATTCGGTTTTATTTTAGTGACTTTTTTGTCAATATCCGCGGCAACTCGTTTAGTTGCTCAAGGCAAGTAGATTTATGATTAAGTGGTGGGTATTGGCAGGTCTGATTGTATTGACCCTGACAGCATGTGATGATGGGCAGTCAGTGGGTATTGAAGGTAAAGCCACCAAAAAAGAAAGTAAAGAGCTGATTGAGCAAATGGAATGGGTTGAAGATGCCAATATTGAGCTATTAGCAAAGCAGAAGCTTAAATCGTCTAAACGCTTTTTAGCGGTACTTAATGATGGTGAGATCTTGATCCCAGGGTTGGCTGAAGATGTTTCTGAAATGGTAGTCACTAACGGTGACTATGAGGTTTTAGCCGGAATGTCCGATGTCGTTTATAACTCACGTCATGCAGAACTTCGTGTAAAAACACGTGATTTTGCAACTGCTTACAATAAGACGCTGATTAGCTTAATTAAGTCAAATTCATAACTTATTGATTCAAATAAAAAAGCCAGCAGATGCTGGCTTTTTTATGGTCGATAGAAAAGGTCGTCTTACAGGTTTAAAATATCGATAATCTCCCGAGTATTCTCCATGACGCGGATAATTTTGCCTTCCACCTCAATAATCTTGCTACCTACCGGACCAATTGGCAGTCGCTGGCGTAAATCATATGGTAGGGGGCGTCCATAGCGATATACATCTTCTGAAAGCACCTCTCCTCGCTGCAGTTTCATTTCCCAGCCTGGAGGCAGTTCACCAGTTCTTTCGTATTTTTTCTTAAGACCTTTAGGCAGTTGTTTCTGCTTACCACCATAATCATGGTCATGATAATACTCACGAATAATGCGGATTTCATCATCGTGGAAAATACCGCCACGTTCAGCTTTTGCTGCGACATTAGCTTGGTTCTGGCTATTGCCCTGGTTGTTTTTTGGGCCTTTGTACATCGCATAACTGCTTGAAATACCTAGCACTAATGTTATAGCTGTCATACTCAATAGGGGCTTTATCAACTTCATTATGATACCTCATTGATTTTGGTAAGCTCGAATATAGCATAGCAACTTGCAACTGAATATTGACTTAATGGCCTTATGAGGGGCTTTTCACATCCGATGTATCTTGACCGACATCTTACTAGCCCTCAGCTATATAAGATATGGCTCACATTCTATAAAGCCTGTGTTATAATCGGCCACCTTTTTAGAGAGACTCCCTGAGCCGTCCGCCTGATCTAGAGCGGATATATCAGCGGTAAAACAAACATCGAACAACGAGGAATCCTAAGTGTTAGAAGCTTACAGAAATCATGTTGCAGAACGCGCCGAGCAAGGCATTCCGCCTTTACCATTAAATGCTGAACAAGTGAGCCAACTGGTTGAGTTATTAAAGAACCCACCAGCCGGTGAAGAAGAATTTCTGGTCGAATTATTAACACATCGTGTACCGCCTGGTGTTGACGAGGCTGCATACGTAAAAGCAGCTTTCCTTGCCGCCGTTGCTAAGGGTGAAGCTGAGTCTCCTTTGATTGATAAAGCTCATGCAACTAAGTTGTTAGGCACTATGCTAGGTGGTTACAACATCGCAACTTTGGTCGAGCTTCTGGATGATTCTGAGTTAGCGGAGTTAGCTGGTGAAAAATTAAAGCACACCCTATTGATGTTCGATGCATTCCATGACGTTGCAGAAAAAGCAGACAAAGGCAACGCGATTGCCAAGGCTGTGATTGATTCTTGGGCAAATGCCGAGTGGTTTAAAGAAAAGCCATCATTGGCAGAAAAAATCACCTTAACCGTATTTAAGGTTCCAGGCGAAACCAATACCGATGACCTGTCGCCAGCTCAAGACGCCTGGTCACGTCCTGATATTCCATTGCATGCTTTGGCTATGTTGAAAAATGAGCGTGAAGGCATCAATCCAGACAAAGAGGGCGAAATTGGTCCAATTTCAACGATTGAAAAGCTTAAAGAAAAAGGCCATCCATTAGCCTACGTTGGCGATGTTGTAGGTACCGGTTCTTCGCGTAAATCTGCGACAAACTCTGTTTTATGGCACATGGGTGAGGATATCCCTTATGTTCCAAACAAGCGTGCCGGCGGTTTCTGTTTTGGTGGCAAGATTGCTCCAATCTTTTATAACACCATGAAAGATGCCGGCTCTTTGCCTGTAGAGCTTGATGTTTCGAAAATGGAAACTGGTGATGTTATCGACATTTATCCTTATGAGGGTAAGGTTGAAAAGGGTGGCGAGGTTATTGCTACTTTTGACCTGGGTACAGGTGTTGTACTTGATGAAGTCCAAGCCGGTGGCCGTATTCCGTTGATCATTGGCCGTGGTTTGACAACGCGTGCCCGTGATTATTTAGGTTTGCCTGCTGCTGACTTCTTCCGCGCTCCTGCTGAAGTTAATGACACTGGTAAAGGCTTTACGTTAGCGCAAAAAATGGTTGGTAAGGCTTGTGGTCTTGAAGGTGTTCGTCCAGGCCAATACTGCGAGCCAATGATGACTACGGTCGGTTCTCAGGACACTACCGGTCCTATGACTCGTGATGAGCTGAAAGATCTGGCCTGTTTAGGTTTCCAGGCTGATCTGGTAATGCAGTCATTCTGTCATACAGCAGCTTATCCAAAGCCAGTAGACGTTGACACTCAACACACACTTCCTGATTTCATTATGAACCGTGGTGGTGTTTCGTTACGTCCAGGTGACGGTATTATCCACAGCTGGTTAAACCGTATGTTACTTCCAGATACCGTTGGTACTGGCGGTGATTCGCATACTCGCTTCCCTCTAGGTATCTCTTTCCCTGCAGGTTCTGGTCTGGTAGCTTTCGCAGCTGCGACTGGTGTTATGCCATTGGATATGCCGGAATCAGTTCTTGTTCGCTTCAAGGGTAAAATGCAGCCAGGTATCACATTGCGTGATCTGGTTCATGCGATTCCTTATCAGGCGATTAAAGAAGGCTTATTAACCGTTGAAAAAGCAGGCAAGAAAAACATCTTCTCTGGACGCATTCTTGAAATTGAAGGCCTTGAACATTTGACTGCTGAGCAGGCGTTTGAATTGTCTGATGCATCTGCCGAGCGTTCAGCTGCAGGTTGTACCATTAAGTTGAGCGAAGAGTCAGTAGCAGAATATCTGCAATCTAACATCGTATTGTTGAAGTGGATGATTGCTAATGGCTATGGCGATGAGCGTACAATCTCACGTCGTATTGAGAAGATGGAAGAGTGGTTGGCCAACCCATCATTGATGGAAGCTGACAAAGACGCTGACTATTCTGCTGTTATCGAAATTGATATGGATAACTTAAAAGAGCCAGTCTTGTGTGCACCGAACGATCCAGACGATGCGCGTCTATTGAGTGATGTTGCTGGTGACAAGATTGATGAGGTGTTCATCGGTTCTTGTATGACTAACATTGGCCACTTCCGCGCAGCATCTAAGTTACTGGAAAGTGTTGAAGCAGGTACTCTGGAAACGCGGCTATGGATTGCTCCACCAACACGTATGGATGAGCACCAATTGATGGAAGAAGGGCACTACAACATCTTCGGTCGTTCGGGTGCGCGTCTAGAAATGCCGGGCTGTTCATTGTGCATGGGTAACCAGGCACGTGTAGCTCCAAAGTCAACGGTTGTTTCTACTTCAACTCGTAACTTCCCTAACCGTTTGGGCCAAGGTGCCAATGTTTATCTGGCATCTGCGGAACTTGCTTCTGTTGCCGCGGTAATGGGTCGCTTACCAACTGTTGAAGAGTACATGGGCTATGCCAGCAAGCTAGACTCATTGTCGAAAGATATCTATAAGTACATGAACTTCCATCAGATGGAAGAGTACAAGGCAAAAGCTGCTAAAGTCACTATTCCAGTTGCCAATAAAGTAACTGTAGGTGCTTAATGCTTTAGCTTTATACTAGCTAAAAATGAAAGCCCACTTCGGTGGGCTTTTTTTATGTCTAGCTGTCTGCTAGATTGTAGCTCATTAATAATGAACAATAACTGGGGTCAACATGAGTATCGAAATTACATCGTTATACGCTGGGCTGTTAGCTTTACTGATTTTGTTGTTATCGTATCGTGTGGTCATGTTACGTAGAAAGTTTCAGGTTGGAATCGGTTCGCATGGCGAAAAAGTTTTAGCCAGAGCGATTCGAGTGCATGGCAATGCGGTTGAATATATCCCAATCTGTCTTTTATTAATGGCGCTAGCAGAAATTCAGGGAGCCTCAACGTGGTTTATGCATGGTACTGGCATAGCATTGCTTCTCGGTAGGGTATTGCATGCTGCAGGCTTGTCAAAAAGTGTGGGTAAATCATTTGGCCGTTTTTATGGTGTGATTTTGACCTGGCTGGTGATGTTAGTACTTTCTGGTTATTTAATCGGTTACTTTATTGGCTTTAACGCCGCAGCTTAATCATTTCAAACTAACAGTAAACCACCCAGTCCTATGTGGCGGGGTGGTTTATTTTTGTTCCAGATATTTATCCTGAATGACCATTGGGCTAATAGGCTTATCAAAGTAATACCCCTGGAATTGTGGGCAGTGCTCTTCTTTTAAAAACTCTAACTGTTCGATGTTCTCTACACCTTCAGCTGTCACTTCCAAACCAAGGTCCTGGCTCATGCGAATGATCGTTTTGACGATGGTTTCGCTGTCTGGATCCCCCGGAATATCATTAACAAAAGTTCGGTCAATTTTAAGTTTGTCCAACGGTAACTTTTTAAGGTGATTAAGAGATGAATAACCTGTACCGAAATCATCGATGGAGATACGAACGCCAAGTTTTTTAAGGGCTTTTAATAGTTCAATAGAGCGTTTCTCTTCGTAAATTATCAGAGTCTCTGTAACCTCGAGCTCTAGTAATTCTGCAGGGATCTTGGTTGATTGAAGCAAGCCGGAAATGGTCTCAACCAGATTACCATGACTAAGCTGAATAGATGATAGATTGACCGAAATAACAGGCGAACTGCCATACTCATCAATCCAGAACTTTATCTGCTGGCATGCCTTCTCAAGTACCCAGCTACCAATGTTTACAATGGTGCCATTATCTTCTGCTATCGGTATAAATTCGAGCGGCGAGATTATTCCCTGCTCGGGGTGATTCCAGCGGATGAGGGCTTCAACACCTAATAATTTGCCATTTGAGCCATTAATCTGTGGCTGATACAACAGGAAAAATTCATTGTTAAAGATTGCTCTATGTAAATCATTTTCCAAGGTCTGACGCCTCATGATTACAGCTTCCATGTCAGACTTGAAAATGGCATAACCATTACGTCCTTTGGCTTTGGCGTGATACATGGCTGTATCTGCGCGCTGCATGATTAGCTCATGGCTGTCACCATCTCGAGGATACACTACGATGCCTATACTGGCAGTAATATGAAGCGATTGACCATTGATTCGAAACCCTTTACCCAGCGTTTGAAGCAACTTTTTAGCCACTATTATCGCATCTTGCTCTGCATCTTCTGAATTATCACTTAACTCACTGAGTTGAATGATGAATTCGTCACCGCCCAAGCGAGCAACGGTGTCTCCTGAACGAACGTTATCCTCCAGGCGCTTAGCTACCTCAACCAGTAATTTATCGCCGGTCATGTGCCCCATGGAATCATTAATGTTTTTAAAGAAATCCAGATCAATAAACAGTACTGCTCCATTATGATGGTGGCGTAGCGAGAGGGCGATAGATTGATTGATGCGGTCATTGAGCAATAGTCGGTTTGGTAATCCTGTTAAGGAATCATGCTGTGCCATATGCTGAATTTGTTGCTCAAATTCTTTTGACTCAGTGATGTCGACACCGACGGTCACCACTGCTGGAACACGGCTATAGCGACCCACAAAAGGGACTTTAGATATATTGAAATAGGTTGTTTTGTTATTGCTGGCTTTTACTTTCAATTGCTTATCCACTGCGACAGCATCTTTTCTTAGCAGGTACTCCTCATCCTCAAACAGTTTGCTTGCTTCTGGTATTTGGTTTTTAAGTTGCTCAATATTTATATCATCAAATTCTTTCTGGGTTAAACCAAAAAAGTTGGCCGCATATCGGTTTGCCAGTATGACTTCACCGTTAGCATTAGTGGCGTAAATCATGTGCGGAACTAAGTTTATAATTTGTTTGATTTGGTCAGTTTTATCTGCAAGATCCGCCGTCTTTTTTCGAATCTGTTTGCGCAGAATTAGAACAACAAGTCCGGTAATAATGAGTAAACCCAATAATCCGACAAGACTGTAGAGGAGCCATGTTGGAAGAAATGTGTTGGTATTGTCTTTACCTAGCCAACGTTCATTGATTTCATAATAGGGGGAGGAGGGGTTATCTTTCCATTCATCAAGATAGTTATCTATGGTCTGTAATACATCCGCATTTTTACCCTTGGGGCTTGCGAAAAGGACTTTTGAAGGATTAAAAACGATTGGTGTACGCTCAATATTAAACCGCTTCTCAAAGCTATAGCCAACCAGGTTACCACTTACAGCTCCATCAACTAGACGCTTATCCAATAAAGCAAAGGCGGACTTGTAGTCCTGCACTTCTTTAAGGTGACAAATGATATCGAACTGGGCACAGAGGTTGGCAAATTGAATGGCGTAGATTTCGTCTTTTACTACTGCAATAGTCTTGCCTTCAAAATCAAAAATGTTTTCAAGTAACTGCTCATCTGGGTGAATGTAAACCTGTCCCCAACCGGTGATATAGCTGATTGAGTTGTAGTCGAGAAACTCTGCGCGTTGCCTGGAGTAGGCGACGAATGGAATAAGGTCAAGTTCCGCTCTTTTAGCGGTATTGATGATCTCTGGCCATTTAAGATAGAGCCACTGAATGCGCCAGTTTTCGCGCTCTGCTATTTCCTCTAAGAAGTCGACCAGAAAACCAGAGTGATTACCGCTGTCGCTTGGGATAAGAGCAGGGGGTGCATCCAGAATGGCAACTCTTAATGTTTTTGTTGGCTGAGCTTCAGCTGCACTCAAAACGCCTGCAAGTAGGGTAAAGTGCGTGATTATGACTAATGTGCAAAAGCGTATAGTTTTCAACAACAAAGTAGGCCCTCCAGATAGACGTAACCACCTTAGCTTTAATTATAAAATTGTGCAATATAATTGTTGAGATTGGCAGACTAACCTTTTGAAAAGTTTAGTTTTTATCCAATTTATAGCGCTCACAAAAAAGCCGGCTACAGGAGCCGGCTTGAAACAGAACAAATAGTTATTTTTAATCAACGATTTCCATTTCTTTGATGAGATTATGAGCGTTATCAACGTGCTCCATAACCCACAGCATATAAGCACTGCTAACGTGGATAGAACGGTTCAAATCATCGTTATAGTCCCAGTCCGCGATAATTGACTCATAGACACCATCAAAAATCAGGCCAACAAACTCAGCATTGGCATTCAGAGTAGGGGAACCTGAGTTACCACCGGTGACGTCCAGTGTGGTCAGAAAGTTTACCTGTACGCTGCCTAGATCTTTATCCAGGTAATCGCCATATTTTTTAGATTTGATTAAATCCAGTTGATTTTGTGGCGAATTAAAAGGTTCTTCCCCGGTATGCTTAGCCGCAATGCCTTCAAGTGTCGTGAAAGGAGTGGCATAAAGCCCATCTTTTGGCGAGTAGCCTTTAACATTACCGTAAGTTACACGAAGCGTGCTATTGGCATCAGCATAGACAGGTTTATCCATCGATTTGTAATAATCAATAATTGCTGACATGTATTGAGGACGAAGCTCCTGGAATTTACCGCCACGCTCTTTGCTTTCAAGTTCACGTTCGAACTTTTCATCATAGGTCGCTACAGCAAGCTGAATGTATGGGTCATTAGATTGTTTGAAGTCTTCAACTGACTTGTCCATCCAGGCAAGACGAGTTTCAAGATCATTCAATTTGGTTTTGGCATACATCACATCTACTTTTTTGCCAAAAGCTTCAGCATCAAACGTTTCACCAATACCCATAAATTCATCGTAAGACTTAAGACGTTGATCGGCAGGTAGTTCAGCATATAAAGGTGCGAAATGCTTCAACAGTGCTTTTTCAACATCTGCATCCCAGCGACGCTCCATACTTTTCAGGCCTTCCTTGAAGCGAACCATATCGCGTTCCTGATAACCAGGCTCGCGCTC
Coding sequences:
- a CDS encoding EAL domain-containing protein; protein product: MSAAEAQPTKTLRVAILDAPPALIPSDSGNHSGFLVDFLEEIAERENWRIQWLYLKWPEIINTAKRAELDLIPFVAYSRQRAEFLDYNSISYITGWGQVYIHPDEQLLENIFDFEGKTIAVVKDEIYAIQFANLCAQFDIICHLKEVQDYKSAFALLDKRLVDGAVSGNLVGYSFEKRFNIERTPIVFNPSKVLFASPKGKNADVLQTIDNYLDEWKDNPSSPYYEINERWLGKDNTNTFLPTWLLYSLVGLLGLLIITGLVVLILRKQIRKKTADLADKTDQIKQIINLVPHMIYATNANGEVILANRYAANFFGLTQKEFDDINIEQLKNQIPEASKLFEDEEYLLRKDAVAVDKQLKVKASNNKTTYFNISKVPFVGRYSRVPAVVTVGVDITESKEFEQQIQHMAQHDSLTGLPNRLLLNDRINQSIALSLRHHHNGAVLFIDLDFFKNINDSMGHMTGDKLLVEVAKRLEDNVRSGDTVARLGGDEFIIQLSELSDNSEDAEQDAIIVAKKLLQTLGKGFRINGQSLHITASIGIVVYPRDGDSHELIMQRADTAMYHAKAKGRNGYAIFKSDMEAVIMRRQTLENDLHRAIFNNEFFLLYQPQINGSNGKLLGVEALIRWNHPEQGIISPLEFIPIAEDNGTIVNIGSWVLEKACQQIKFWIDEYGSSPVISVNLSSIQLSHGNLVETISGLLQSTKIPAELLELEVTETLIIYEEKRSIELLKALKKLGVRISIDDFGTGYSSLNHLKKLPLDKLKIDRTFVNDIPGDPDSETIVKTIIRMSQDLGLEVTAEGVENIEQLEFLKEEHCPQFQGYYFDKPISPMVIQDKYLEQK
- the acnB gene encoding bifunctional aconitate hydratase 2/2-methylisocitrate dehydratase, giving the protein MLEAYRNHVAERAEQGIPPLPLNAEQVSQLVELLKNPPAGEEEFLVELLTHRVPPGVDEAAYVKAAFLAAVAKGEAESPLIDKAHATKLLGTMLGGYNIATLVELLDDSELAELAGEKLKHTLLMFDAFHDVAEKADKGNAIAKAVIDSWANAEWFKEKPSLAEKITLTVFKVPGETNTDDLSPAQDAWSRPDIPLHALAMLKNEREGINPDKEGEIGPISTIEKLKEKGHPLAYVGDVVGTGSSRKSATNSVLWHMGEDIPYVPNKRAGGFCFGGKIAPIFYNTMKDAGSLPVELDVSKMETGDVIDIYPYEGKVEKGGEVIATFDLGTGVVLDEVQAGGRIPLIIGRGLTTRARDYLGLPAADFFRAPAEVNDTGKGFTLAQKMVGKACGLEGVRPGQYCEPMMTTVGSQDTTGPMTRDELKDLACLGFQADLVMQSFCHTAAYPKPVDVDTQHTLPDFIMNRGGVSLRPGDGIIHSWLNRMLLPDTVGTGGDSHTRFPLGISFPAGSGLVAFAAATGVMPLDMPESVLVRFKGKMQPGITLRDLVHAIPYQAIKEGLLTVEKAGKKNIFSGRILEIEGLEHLTAEQAFELSDASAERSAAGCTIKLSEESVAEYLQSNIVLLKWMIANGYGDERTISRRIEKMEEWLANPSLMEADKDADYSAVIEIDMDNLKEPVLCAPNDPDDARLLSDVAGDKIDEVFIGSCMTNIGHFRAASKLLESVEAGTLETRLWIAPPTRMDEHQLMEEGHYNIFGRSGARLEMPGCSLCMGNQARVAPKSTVVSTSTRNFPNRLGQGANVYLASAELASVAAVMGRLPTVEEYMGYASKLDSLSKDIYKYMNFHQMEEYKAKAAKVTIPVANKVTVGA
- a CDS encoding MAPEG family protein; its protein translation is MSIEITSLYAGLLALLILLLSYRVVMLRRKFQVGIGSHGEKVLARAIRVHGNAVEYIPICLLLMALAEIQGASTWFMHGTGIALLLGRVLHAAGLSKSVGKSFGRFYGVILTWLVMLVLSGYLIGYFIGFNAAA